The following is a genomic window from Petrotoga sp. 9PW.55.5.1.
ACTTTTCCAAGGTACCTTGCTTCTATATATTCTTCTGAGAAGATTCCATCTTCACCAATTTCAGCCGAGGCAGGTGCAATTTTATATAGTTCTTCTTCTTCAGCAGTTAAATATACAATTTTTTCATAATCAATCTTACCTTGCCGAACTCGATAATAGGGAGTTTTCAAAAATCCGTATTCATCAACCTTTGCTAATATAGCCATAGAGGTAATTAATCCAATATTCGCACCTTCGGGAGTTTCTATAGGACACATTCTTCCATAATGGGAATGATGAACATCCCTTACTTCAAATTTAGCATGCTCCCTTTTTAATCCACCAGGACCTATAGCAGATAAACGTCTTTTGTGAGTTAGTTCAGCAAGTGGGTTAACTTGATCTAAAAATTGAGATAATTGGCTAGAGGCAAAAAATTGGTGAAAAGATGTCATCAATGCTCTTGAATTGATTAAAGATTGTGGGCTTATTTTATTGATTGACTGGATACCAGTTAATTTTTCCGGAGCATGTTGAATCATTTTAGAAAAAGCTCTTTCAAATTCTATTTGCAATAATTCACCAACAGATCTAACTCTTTTATTACCCAAATGGTCCCTAGTATCAAGCCCTTCTGTGTTTTCTTCTAATTGAAGCAAATATCTTGCTGATAATATAATATCCATCTTATCTAGAGATAAAGAATTTATTGGGTATCTTATTTTTTCTTCACTATTTTGAGGGATCTCCTTTTTTTCAACTTCTTTTAAATAATCTATATAGGCTTTTCTTAATTTTGTTTGAATCTTTTGCCTACCAATTAACGAAAAGTCAAATTTTTCAGGGTTAAAATACATATTATCTATTTCTTCTTTTGCCTTTTGAGCTTTAGGAATTTCTGAAGGTCTGAGCTTAGAAAATATCTCTTTATATGCTTCTAAAGAAGTCAAAGGACCTTCTTTTTCATATCTTTTTTTCATTCTTTCCATTGTTACTTCTGCGATTCTGTTTGCAACAGTAACGCTTTTAATATCGTATTTTTTTAGAAGCTCTAAGACTTCTTTCAATTTCATTCCGGATATAGTTTTTTGAGGAGGATCCATTTTTTCTAATTCTTGGAACGTTAGATTTGAAAGAACAGTACAATTTAAATAATTAGACAGTTCAACTTCGTCTTCTAAATCTATTTCCTGTGGGAACAAACGTAATATATCCAAATCATTTTCGTATCCTAAAGCTTTTAAAAATAAAAAGAAGTTGAATTTTCTTTTTCTATCAATTCTAACTTGAATAATCTCTTTGCCAGGATTTGGATTGAACAGTATCTCTAGCCATGCCCCTTTTACAGGGAGAAAATGAGCTATAAACATTTCTTTAGCAGTGTCCGTTTCTTCTTCTTTTATAAAGTAAATACCAGGAGATCTGACTAGTTGGTTTACTATAACTCTCTCTGCTCCATTTACGATAAAAATTCCTCTATCAGTCATATGAGGTATGTTGCATAAGAAAATATCATCTTTTTCAATCATTTCACCTGTGGATGTATCGGTTATTCTGACTTTTAAGTAAGCTTTACCTGAGTATGTTAAACCTTTATCCCTACATTCGCTCTCACTATTTGTGGGTTCTTCGTATTTTACCTCGAAAAAATCTATTAGAAATTCTTTGTTCTTTTTGCCACTAATTTTTATGGGGACTTTTATTGGCATGTAACTCTTAATAGTGTTGATAATTTTGTTGGACAAAAAATCTTGGAAAGAATCTTTTTGAATTTTAACTAAATCTTCATAGATTTCAGTTTTTTCAGGAACTTTTCCAAAAAAATTTCTTTTTCTTTTTCCTACTTCCTGGGTAAGAATATTCAAAAGAACCACCTCTATATATGTCTAAAAATAATTGATTCAAAAAATATGCAAAAAATCGCATTAGACAAAAGTCCAATGCGAATTATATTATATCTTTTTTTTTTGAATAAAAGGTTAAAGGATTACGTCAACTTAATTTCGAGTTTAATTATTTTAGTTCTACTTCTGCACCTGCTTCTTCTAATTTTTTCTTAATTTCTTCAGCTTCCTCTTTAGGAGCGCTTTCTTTAATAATTGCTTCGGGAGTACCAGCTTTTTCAACTAAATCTTTTGCTTCTTTAAGACCTAAGCTTGTTATTTCTCTGACAACCTTAATTACACCAATTTTCTTGTCTCCAAAACTCTTTAAAATAACGTCAAAATCAGTTTTCTCCTCTTCCTGAGCAGCTGCCTGTCCTGGTACAGCTCCTGGAACAGCAGCCATGACTGGCGCTGATGCTGAAACTCCGAATTCATCCTCTAATGCCTTAACTAATTCCGCTAATTCTCCTACCGTCATATTTTTGATTTCATTTATAAGCTCTTCTTTTGTCATCTGCCAAACACCTCCGAATTTATTAATTTTCTTTTATTTCTTTAATTGCGTTAAATACATAAACTAATTTTCTCAAGTTATCTGATAATGCATTTACTAATCCATAAATAGGATTGTTAAGGGACCTGACAATTGTTGCATAAAGTTCCTGTTTTGAAGGAAGTTTTGAATATTCTACGGCTTTTTCAGCATCAAAGATCCGTCCTTCTAAAACCCCACCTTTGATAAAAGGTTTATTGTTGTGCGCATCAGAAAATTTCTTTACTGCTTTTAAAACTTCTATGGGGTCAGAACTTTTTGCGTATATAACTCCCGTACTACCTTCAAAAAAATTCTCAAAATCTTCCAAGTTTTTTTCAGACATTTTAACAGCAGTTTTTAGGAGAGAGGTTCTGTAAACTGAAAATACAACATCTTCTCCAAACTCTTTAAACAACACCATTCTAAAATCATTACTTTCAGCTACAGACATACCTGTAAAATCTATTAGCATAATAATAGGTGATGTTTCAAGGGCATCGATGAACTTATCGATAAGAGATTTTTTACGTTCTTTGGTTAACAAAAATAGCACCTCCTTATATAAAAAAAACCGCATGAGGTAGCGGTTTAAAGAAACATAATAATTTCTTTCTAATCCACACCTCGGTAGGCGAGAATAAATCTCTTTAACAGCATGACCTACTTTCTTAGGCACGATATTACTATTAATTTTTTAGGAACCGATATTATCTATGCTACATTCGTTGAAGTTAGAGAACCGATGTCTATTGTTAACCCAGGTCCCATGGTTGGAGCGATTACAGCCTTTCTTAAAAATTTACCTTTGGAATTTTCCGGCTTCATTCTTACAAGCTGCTCTACAGCAGCAATTAGATTTTCTTTCAGATCTTCTTTACTAAACGATACTTTACCTAAGGGTATATGAACATTTCCTGTTCTATCATTCCTTACTTCTACTTTCCCGGCTTTAAACTCAACTACAGCTTGAGCAACATCTTCAGTAACGGTACCGGATTTGGGTGAAGGCATAAGCCTCTTGGGCCAAGAACTTTTCCTAATTTCGCAATCTTTCTCATAATATCAGGAGTTGCGATAGCCACATCGAAATCCGTCCAGTTTTCATTTCCAATCTTGTCAACTAGATCATCAGAGCCAACAAAATCAGCACCGGCGTCTTTGGCTTGTTGAGCTTTTTCGCCTTCAGCAAACACCAAAACTTTAACGTTTTTTCCGGTTCCTTTTGGCAACGATATGGTTCCTCTTACGTTTTGATCACCTTTTTTTGCATCGATTCCTAAGAGTATGTGTAATTCAACTGTTCCATCGAACTTTGTGTAAGAAATCTTTTTGACTGTATCGAGAGCCTCTTCAATATCGTAGACTTTCTGTTTATCTACAAGTTTTGTAGCTTCTTTGTATTTTTTACCACGTTTAGGCATTATTTTCTCCTCCCTTTTTAATCCTTTATTTCTATTCCCATATTTCTAGCAGTTCCCGCAATAATCTTTGCAGCAGCATCTAAATCTTTAGCGTTAAGATCTTTCATTTTTAATTCAGCTATTTCACGAAGTTGTTTTTTTGTAACTTTTCCAACAACTTCTTTTCCAGGTTCTTTTGCGCCAGATTTAACACCTGCAGCTTTTTTAATCAAAAAGGATGCGGGAGGAGTTTTTACAATAAAAGTGAATGACCTATCTTCAAAAACAGAAATTTCAACAGGTAGCAAAGTACCTGCTTGATCAGCGGTCGTTGCGTTAAATTTTTTACAAAACTCCATTAAATTAACTCCATATTGGCCTAATGCAGGTCCAACAGGAGGAGCAGGTGTAGCTTTTCCTGCTTCTAATTGTAATTTTACAATTCTTAAAAGTTTTTTTGCCATTCTTTACAACCTCCTAGTGGTTAATGGGATATATCCCTCCCACATGCTTTCAATCAATTATTTTTTCTATTTCGCCCAAAGATAACGTGACCGTAGTTTCTCTACCAAACATAGTTACTACAACTTGAACTTCTTGCTTTTCTAAATCCAAATGTTTTATTTTACCAGTGAAGTATTCAAAAGGTCCATTAATTATCTTTACATGTTCTCCAATTTCAAAATCAGTTCTGACTTCTTTTATTTGACGTTTTTCGTAACTTTCTTCCCCTATTAGTCTTAAGATTGCTCTAACTTCATTTTTGCTTAGTTTTACAGGCTTACCACCTATATTCAATACGGTAGATACGTAGGGGGCATTTTTTATTAATTTCTCTGTTTCTTTAATATACATCATTTCAACAAATATATAACCAGGAAATAAATTTTTCCTTTTAGTTTTTATTATTTTTATCTCTTTATGAAAAGGAGTTTCTCGAATATCTACTCTTCCAGAAAATTTGGATTTATATTCTTTTGATTCGCTAAGTTTTTCACCAGCACTAATATCATTTCCTAATTTGAAAGTTTCATTTATAAAAGTTTCCCTTGGAACAACATAAATGTCATTTTCATTATTATTGTTTTTTATTAAAATTCTTTTTACTTTCTCTACAGAAACTATTTCCCCGTCTACATCACTTTTATACTCAAAGTTTTTAGTAAAAGGAGTATCGGTATGTACTTTTTTTCCGGTTCTTAAGCCTGATAACAATCCAGAACTTTCAGGGATTAAAAAAGTTTTAGAAAATTTTTTCCCTTCAGTTTCTACTATAATTCTTCTAAAATTTTTCGATTCAATTACTTTACCAGCGTTTTTGACAAAAATTTCCGGCTCTTTTGCTAGTAAATCTCCTTTTTTGACATCTTTTCCTTTTCTAACATATACTTTTGCTTCTTTGCTAACATAAATCTTTTGAACTCTTTTATTACTATAATTCAATTCTTCAACTTCGGGTATAATTATCTTTCCAAAATACTTATTCTCACCAACATTTTTGGCCCTTTCTTCAAGGGTTTCCTTGACTTTATTTTCCATTCCCGAATAAACCTGAAGTATATACCATTCTTTGCGCATTTTTTAGTTTTCACCACAGCTTATATAACAAATTTTGTTTTATATAACTAACTACCAAATTACTGGGATGGTGCACCAGCACCTCTTAAGAATACAGGATATACCAACAAGGAGAAAAATTGCAAAAGGCCAAAATCAACCGCAAAGAGATAAACAGCAAAAATTGCGATTACTATTAAAACAACTAGGGTGGAATTAAGTAATTCTTTTCTTGTTGGCCAATTTACTTTTTTAGCTTCTTGCCATACGGAAGTTAAAAAAACCCAAAATTTAGACATTTTTATACACTCCTAAAATAAGAAATGAGTATAATTATATCTTTGCTTCAACATGTTGAGTATGTTTTCTGCAATGAGGACAGTATTTCTTCAATTCAATTTTTTCTTTGTAATTCCTGTTTTTCTTCTTGTAATAATTTCTATTATTACATTCAGTGCATTTTAAAGAGAAAATTATGGTCTGCGTTTTAGTTGCCATTTTTACCACCTCTTTGAAATATGAATAAAATAAATGGTGGTGAGGGAAGGATTCGAACCTTCGAAGGCAGTCTGCCAGCGGATTTACAGTCCGCCCCCTTTGGCCACTCGGGCACCTCACCAATAAGCTAAGATAAGAAAAATACTTGGAGCCGATGAAGGGACTTGAACCCCCAACCTGCTGATTACAAGTCAGCCGCTCTGCCAATTGAGCTACATCGGCAACATCATTACAATAACCGAAGTTGATTATATCAAACCATCTTAACCTTGTCAATGGCTTTTTAGTTAAAAATATATTAAATCGTTTATCGAATTTCAAAATATCCTCCAAAAAACAAATAACAAAGAATTTATCTTTATATATTTTGTTTTTAACAAAGTTCATGATACAATAATAGTGAGATAAAGGTTTTAGAAAACAATATCAAGAAAAATATAATTAATCGACGGAACGCTTAATAAAAATGTTTGAGTTTTGTGTGTTTCTTAGTTAGAAGGAGGAGAAGGACATGTTTGATAATTTTACAGAAAGAGCAGCAAAAGTATTTATAGAAGCTCAGAATGAGGCAAAACAGATGGGTCATCCTTATGTGGGTACAGAGCACATCCTGTTAGGCCTTCTGAAAGTTGGTGGAAAGCAATTAGAAGTAATATTTGAAGAATTCCATCTTTACTATAATTCCATAAAAATGGAAATTACGAATGTTGTAGGAACAAATTCTACTCAAGGAATAATTGGATCACCTCAACCAACTCCGAGAGCTAAACGTATATTAGAATTAGCATATGATGAAGCTGAATTGATGGGGTTTGGAAAGATTGATGCAGAGCATTTACTTCTGGGGATATGTAGAGAAGCAGAAGGTATAGCTTCCCATATATTAAAGAGATCTGGAATAAATTTAACCTTGATGAGAAGAGAACTAACAGATATGATGATTAAAGGAAAGTCTTCGAGCAGAGGTGAAATTGCCAAAACGGAAGAGCAAGAAGAGAGAAAAAGACAAAAACAGAATGCGCTTAAGCAGCTAGAAGACTATGGAACTGATTTAACAACTCTAGCTGAAAATAATAAGTTAGATCCTATAATAGGCAGAGAAATAGAGATTAACAGAGTTATGGAAATATTAGCGAGAAGAAAGAAAAATAACCCCGTTCTTATAGGAGAGGCCGGAGTTGGGAAAAGTGCCGTAGTTGAAGGTTTAGCTCAACGAATAGCTCAAGGGAAAGTTCCAGAAATTCTTAAAAACAAAACAATCTTTTCTCTCGATATAACTTCAATAGTGGCAGGCACAAAATATCGTGGAGAATTCGAAAAAAGAATGAAAAAACTAATGCAAATACTACAAAAGACCGAAGACATAATACTATTCATAGACGAATTACATATGATTGTCGAAGCTGGCGCAGCCGAAGGGTCTTCAATGGATGCTGCGAATGTATTAAAGCCAGCATTAGCAAATGGAGAAATAACTGTGATCGGTTCTACAACGTCTAGTGAATATAGGAAATTTATAGAAAAAGATCCCGCCCTTGAAAGAAGATTCCAGAAAATATACGTAACTGAGCCAACAATTGAAGAAGCAATTAATATCTTATCAGGTATTAAATTCAAATATGAAGAACATCATAAGGTATTATACAAAAATGAGGCCATCAACGCTGCAGTACACCTTTCCGCTAGATATATCACAGACAGACATTTACCAGATAAGGCTATAGATGTAATAGATGAAGCAGGAGCGAAAGTTAGGTTGCAAGCTTTAACATTACCGGACAAATTGAAATTAGAATCTCAAAAATTAGAAGATTTTGAGTTAAAAAACAAGAAGAATGATTATGAAAAAAGTTCCGAGGAAATTGAAAAACAAATACAAAAAATGAAAGAAAAATATGATAAATCTTATTCAGAGTGGAGAAATAAGGCTGAAAATCAAATAATTGAAATAAATGAAGAAAATATAGCTGAAATTATATCAAACTGGACAGGAGTACCACTTAAACAGCTTAGAGCTGAAGAAATGGAGAAATTATTAAATTTAGAAGCTGTTTTGCACGAGAGAGTTGTTGGACAGGATGAAGCGATCAAATCTATATCTAAAGCTATAAGACGTGCAAGGAGTGGTTTAAAAGACCCAAGAAGGCCGACAGGCGTTTTTATGTTCTTAGGTCCAACTGGTGTAGGAAAAACAGAGTTAGCTAAAACATTAGCATCTTATCTATTTGGCGATGAAACTCATCTAGTAAGAATAGATATGAGTGAATATATGGAAAAATTCAGTGTATCAAGATTGGTAGGGGCTCCCCCAGGATACGTTGGATATGATGAAGGTGGCCAACTAACCGAAGTGGTAAGAAGAAGACCCTACTCTGTAATACTATTAGACGAGATTGAAAAGGCTCATACCGACGTTTACAATATACTCTTACAGATAATGGATGAAGGACGGCTAACTGATTCACAAGGAAGGACAGTTGATTTTAGAAATACAATAATTATTATGACTTCGAATTTAGGTTCTGAGCAAATCAACAAAACTAAAAGAAGCCTAGGGTTTGTAGAAGAAGATACACTGGAAAATGAATACAAAGAAATAAAAAATGAAGTAATGTCGGCAGTAAAAAAGAATTTTAAACCTGAATTTATAAATAGATTAGATGATGTTATAGTTTTCCATCCGTTGACAAAGCACCAACTAAAAAATATTATCAACATTCAATTGAGTGATTTGAAGAGTAGGTTAGAGGAGAAGAATTTAAAACTATCTGTTAAAGAAAGCGCGATTGATTTCTTATTAGATAAAGGTTACGATCCGATTTTTGGTGCAAGGCCTTTAAAGAGAGCTATTCAAAGATATGTGGAAGACCCCCTTTCTGAAGAGATTCTCAAAGGTAAATTTGAAGAAGGTAGTCGCATCTTAGTAACTTACCGAAAAACAGATGAAAAACTTGTATTTAGAAAAGGGCCAAAAGCTAAGAAAAAAATAGAAAAGAAAGTGGTCAACAGTTGAAAAAGTCTGAAAAATACTATGTTTGCAACAATTGTGGTTATGAATCAGATAAATGGTTTGCTAAATGTCCCATGTGTAATGAATTGGAATCCGCGGTAGAGTATACCGCGGATCTTAATTTAAAAGGGGAACATATAGAAACACCGAATATTATTTTTCTTGATCAAAAAGTTGATCCGCCTAAAAAGATACCTACAAATTTCAAAGAAGTTGATCAGGTTCTTAATGGTGGGTTGGTAAAAGGAGCTGTATATTTATTAAGTGGGGAACCAGGTATTGGAAAAAGTACGCTTTTGTCACAAATGGCGAAATTTATTGAAGATACAAATGGTTCTATAATATACGTTTCTGGAGAAGAATCAACTGAACAAGTAATTCAAAGGTTTTATAGGTTAGGAATTAATAATAAAAATATTGGTTTAGTATTTGAAAGTAATGTTGAATCTATTATTAAATCGTTTGAGAAAAATCATGTAAAACCTTTTGTTGTATTTATTGATTCCATTCAGACTTTAAAAAGTGAAAATGTAGATTCTTCCCCAGGAAGTATAATTCAAGTAAGAGAAAGTGCACGAAAAATGGTTGAATTTGCGAAAACAAGAAATGTAACGATAATATTGGTTGGTCATGTAACAAAAGAAGGTTCTATTGCTGGGCCAAAAATTTTAGAGCACATGGTTGACTGTGTTTTACAAATGGATATAGAAGGAAGTTCTGGTTTAAGGTTGCTTAAAGTAACGAAAAATCGTTTTGGACCTACAGATGAAGTAGTTTTATTTGAAATTTCACAAAAAGGTTTAAAACCAATAGAGAATATTACCAGTTTCTTACTTTCTGATTATTCAAATGAACCAGGGAATACACTTTCAATAGTTAAGGTAGGTCAAAAACTATTACCAATTGAAATTCAAGCTTTAGTTAGTAATCCAGTATACGGTTCTCCAAGAAGAGTTACTTCTGGGATACCATTAGATAGACTTTTAATGATTATTGCGGTTCTTTCTAAAAAATTAAAGTTGCCTTTAGAAAGCAAAGATATCTTTGTTAATACTGCCGGTGGTTTAAGGATAACAGACAGTTCTATGGACGTTGCAATTGCTTTATCGTTAATTTCTTCTTATTTAGATTTGCCCCTTTCATTTTTTCTAATTGCTTTCGGAGAAATTGGTTTAGATGGAAGAATCAGAGGAATATCCCTTTTGGAAAAAAGAATCGAACTTGCGAAAAAAATAGGTGCAGAGAATATTATTTCTCCAAAAAAATTTTCTGACAAGAAAATTAAAATAAATGTTGTAGAAAACATAAAAGATTTGATAAAATTATTTAAAAAAGGGGAAAATTAAAATGGACGAAAAATTGGGAAAGATTTTTAAACTGATGGCTCCGGGAAAACCAATAAGGAAAGGGATAGATAGGATAATGGAGGCAAATTTAGGGTCTTTGTTATTCTTTTGTTCTCGTCCGGAAGAGTATCTTAAAGATGGACTTATACAACCCGGATTCAAACTTGAATCTGATTTTTTGCCTGAGAAAATATATGAATTATCAAAAATGGATGGTGCAATTGTTCTAAACGAGAGTGGAACAAAAATTTTAGCCGCGAATGCTCAATTAAACCCTGATAAAAACATCTCAAGTTCCGAAACTGGGATGAGACATAAAACTGCGGAAAAGGTTTCTATACAAACAGGAGATTTAACAGTTGCAGTTTCTAAGAGGCGTAATATTGTTTCAGTTTATTATAATAAAATGAAATATGAATTATTACCTGAGAATGTTCTATTTGCTAGGCTTAATCATGAGATTACTATTGCTCAAAGATATCGTCAAAGCTTTATGAATCTTTTGGATAATCTTAATATAGAAGAAATGAAAGAGGAGGTTACCCTATTAGATATTGTAGAGATTATTTCTAAGGGGCAACTAACTTTAAAAATTACACAAAAAGCTGAGAAATATCTTTTAGAATTAGGTGAAATAGCTGGAAGCGCTAAGCTTGAATATGAAGAAATTCTACGCACCATTCCTCGCCTTTTAGGGGCAGTGATTATGGATTATGCCTCAAAGGATCTTGAATGCCAAAAACCTGACGAAGCAATTGATATATTTGAAAATTTAGATGTTGATGATTTGGTTGATCCTTTTAAAATAGCAAAAACATTGGGTTATGAAAATGTATCTTCTGAAGATGATTTAGAAGAAACATTCTTAACTTCGCGTGGTTACAGAATACTTTATTCAACTAAATTACCTGCAAGTGCAGTTAGGAATGTTGTAGAAAGCTTTAAGAATCTATCGGAGTTGATGAAAGCAACTTTTGAGGAATTAACAAACGTTTCGGGAATCGGAAAGCGCCGAGCGGAAATTATTATAGGTGCATTAAATAAGAAAAAGAAAGAAAAAGAAGAAATTTCATTAGATTTATCAAACAACATTGAAAGCAACAATATCCAAGAAGAGGTGAACTGATATAAAAATTTTAGCTAAAAACAAAAAAGCTAAACATGATTATGAAATTATTGAAACTATAGAGGCTGGAATTTCTTTAAAAGGAACTGAAGTAAAATCTGCAAAAGATAGTAAGATTAATTTCAAAGATAGTTTTTGTAAGATAGAAAAAGGTGAAATAATCTTGTACAATATTCATATAAGTCCTTATTCCGGAGCATCAATATTTAATCATGATCCTGAAAGGCCAAGAAGATTATTACTAAGAAAAAAAGAAATAAGAAGACTTCAATCAAAGGTTCAACAAGAGGGATTTACTATAATACCGTTGGAGTTCTATGTTAACGAAAAAGGGTTGGTTAAGGTAGAAATAGCTCTTGCAAAGGGTTTAAAAAAATATGATAAAAGAGAGAAGATTGCAGAAAAAGACTATGAAAGGAGAATTAGAAAACAACAAAAATATGAAAACATATGAAAAAGTAACAGAAGCTATATCAATTGAAGGTTTAACAAAGAAATTTGGTAAGACTGTCGCTGTTGATAATGTTGATTTGAAAATAAATACTGGAGAAATTTTTGGATTAATTGGTCCTAATGGAGCTGGAAAATCTACTATTATGAAAACTATTTCTACTCTTTTATCCCCAACATCAGGGAAGGTAGAAGTGTTTGGAGTGGAACTTTCTAGAAACAAACAACATGTAAGGAATATGATTTCTTTAGTTTCTGACTATTCGGTTTTAGAAAATGATTTGACTCCTGTTGAAAATTTAAAGCTTTTTGCTATTGCAGCAAAGGTTGAAAATGCTGAGACTAAAATAAAAACATTTATAAAAGATTTTGGTTTAGATAAATACAAGAATAAGCTTACAAAAAATCTTTCTTCTGGGAACAAGCAAAAGTTAAACATTGCTAGAGCACTTCTTAAATCACCAAAGATACTTTTATTAGATGAACCTACAAATGCCATAGATGTAGAATCTTCAAGGTTTATAAGAAGGTACATATTGAATGAAAATATTACTAATGGAACAACTATTGTCATTACTTCTCATTATTTATGGGAAGTGGAGCAATTAGCTAACAGTGTAGGTTTGATTGTAGATGGCAAATTGGTCATCAAAGATAACATAGAAAATGTTTATAAAAGGTTTGATTCGATAATTAATATTTACGAGTTAACGTTTAATGAAGAACAACACGATAAAGTTATGAATTCTCTTAAAACCAATAAAGATGTCATCGCCATTAAACCAGTATCAAAAGAAAAAGTTATAATTGATTCAAAAAATAGTACTTTTACTTTGAATGGGATCGATGTTTCAGTAAGGAAATTGCGACCTACTTTGGAGGATATTTATTCATATATACTAACTCAACCTGAAAAATAATTAATTCTTTTATTGCAAGGGTGATTCTTTTTGTTGTTAAGACTTGAGAACGTTTCACATAATTTTGGCGAATTTGATTTATTTTACGATGTGGAATTATCTATTAATGAACAAGACAAGATTGCACTTATAGGGAAAAATGGTTCTGGAAAAACCACGCTTCTTAATATAATATACGGCTCTATAGAACCTATTGAAGGTAAAGTGATAAGAAAAAATAATTTGGAAATATCTTTACTAAAACAATACAGAATAAATTTAAATGATAAAGTTCCTTCTATATATGATTTCCTAAAAGAAAGTGTGAAGAAAAGTTTTTCTGATTATCTTGTTGATAAAACGGTGAGAAGTGTCTTAGTTGGGCTAGGCTTTGAAGAAAATCAATGGGATAGGAAGATCTCAACTTTAAGTGGTGGAGAATTGACCCGATTATCTCTTGGCAAAACTCTTTCAGAAAAAAGTGATTTATTACTTCTTGATGAACCTACTAACCATCTAGATCTTTTTTCTATAGAATGGCTCATCAACTATTTAAAAGGATATAAAGGAGCAATGGTTATAGTTTCTCATGATAGAAAATTTTTAAGCGAATTATGCG
Proteins encoded in this region:
- the radA gene encoding DNA repair protein RadA — encoded protein: MKKSEKYYVCNNCGYESDKWFAKCPMCNELESAVEYTADLNLKGEHIETPNIIFLDQKVDPPKKIPTNFKEVDQVLNGGLVKGAVYLLSGEPGIGKSTLLSQMAKFIEDTNGSIIYVSGEESTEQVIQRFYRLGINNKNIGLVFESNVESIIKSFEKNHVKPFVVFIDSIQTLKSENVDSSPGSIIQVRESARKMVEFAKTRNVTIILVGHVTKEGSIAGPKILEHMVDCVLQMDIEGSSGLRLLKVTKNRFGPTDEVVLFEISQKGLKPIENITSFLLSDYSNEPGNTLSIVKVGQKLLPIEIQALVSNPVYGSPRRVTSGIPLDRLLMIIAVLSKKLKLPLESKDIFVNTAGGLRITDSSMDVAIALSLISSYLDLPLSFFLIAFGEIGLDGRIRGISLLEKRIELAKKIGAENIISPKKFSDKKIKINVVENIKDLIKLFKKGEN
- the smpB gene encoding SsrA-binding protein SmpB, with the protein product MKILAKNKKAKHDYEIIETIEAGISLKGTEVKSAKDSKINFKDSFCKIEKGEIILYNIHISPYSGASIFNHDPERPRRLLLRKKEIRRLQSKVQQEGFTIIPLEFYVNEKGLVKVEIALAKGLKKYDKREKIAEKDYERRIRKQQKYENI
- the disA gene encoding DNA integrity scanning diadenylate cyclase DisA: MDEKLGKIFKLMAPGKPIRKGIDRIMEANLGSLLFFCSRPEEYLKDGLIQPGFKLESDFLPEKIYELSKMDGAIVLNESGTKILAANAQLNPDKNISSSETGMRHKTAEKVSIQTGDLTVAVSKRRNIVSVYYNKMKYELLPENVLFARLNHEITIAQRYRQSFMNLLDNLNIEEMKEEVTLLDIVEIISKGQLTLKITQKAEKYLLELGEIAGSAKLEYEEILRTIPRLLGAVIMDYASKDLECQKPDEAIDIFENLDVDDLVDPFKIAKTLGYENVSSEDDLEETFLTSRGYRILYSTKLPASAVRNVVESFKNLSELMKATFEELTNVSGIGKRRAEIIIGALNKKKKEKEEISLDLSNNIESNNIQEEVN
- a CDS encoding ABC transporter ATP-binding protein; translation: MKGELENNKNMKTYEKVTEAISIEGLTKKFGKTVAVDNVDLKINTGEIFGLIGPNGAGKSTIMKTISTLLSPTSGKVEVFGVELSRNKQHVRNMISLVSDYSVLENDLTPVENLKLFAIAAKVENAETKIKTFIKDFGLDKYKNKLTKNLSSGNKQKLNIARALLKSPKILLLDEPTNAIDVESSRFIRRYILNENITNGTTIVITSHYLWEVEQLANSVGLIVDGKLVIKDNIENVYKRFDSIINIYELTFNEEQHDKVMNSLKTNKDVIAIKPVSKEKVIIDSKNSTFTLNGIDVSVRKLRPTLEDIYSYILTQPEK
- a CDS encoding ATP-dependent Clp protease ATP-binding subunit — encoded protein: MFDNFTERAAKVFIEAQNEAKQMGHPYVGTEHILLGLLKVGGKQLEVIFEEFHLYYNSIKMEITNVVGTNSTQGIIGSPQPTPRAKRILELAYDEAELMGFGKIDAEHLLLGICREAEGIASHILKRSGINLTLMRRELTDMMIKGKSSSRGEIAKTEEQEERKRQKQNALKQLEDYGTDLTTLAENNKLDPIIGREIEINRVMEILARRKKNNPVLIGEAGVGKSAVVEGLAQRIAQGKVPEILKNKTIFSLDITSIVAGTKYRGEFEKRMKKLMQILQKTEDIILFIDELHMIVEAGAAEGSSMDAANVLKPALANGEITVIGSTTSSEYRKFIEKDPALERRFQKIYVTEPTIEEAINILSGIKFKYEEHHKVLYKNEAINAAVHLSARYITDRHLPDKAIDVIDEAGAKVRLQALTLPDKLKLESQKLEDFELKNKKNDYEKSSEEIEKQIQKMKEKYDKSYSEWRNKAENQIIEINEENIAEIISNWTGVPLKQLRAEEMEKLLNLEAVLHERVVGQDEAIKSISKAIRRARSGLKDPRRPTGVFMFLGPTGVGKTELAKTLASYLFGDETHLVRIDMSEYMEKFSVSRLVGAPPGYVGYDEGGQLTEVVRRRPYSVILLDEIEKAHTDVYNILLQIMDEGRLTDSQGRTVDFRNTIIIMTSNLGSEQINKTKRSLGFVEEDTLENEYKEIKNEVMSAVKKNFKPEFINRLDDVIVFHPLTKHQLKNIINIQLSDLKSRLEEKNLKLSVKESAIDFLLDKGYDPIFGARPLKRAIQRYVEDPLSEEILKGKFEEGSRILVTYRKTDEKLVFRKGPKAKKKIEKKVVNS